A genomic window from Syntrophales bacterium includes:
- a CDS encoding histidine phosphatase family protein, with amino-acid sequence MDIHTRLYLVRHGQVTNHLDGTCNGHNDVDITELGIGQMGAVADRLRDENLAAVYSSDLIRTIRGGAIIAKAHGLIPEQYSAFRELNFGLWEGLNIDQIEEQFPGALNERRMRIVDYRVPEGESIGELAGRVIPAVKEILDANHGKNVVLVAHGGVNRVILADAMNLDLENFYSIEQDFGCLNVIDYFSGFAVVKLMNGQLLNK; translated from the coding sequence GTGGATATTCATACCAGATTATATTTGGTAAGACATGGCCAGGTGACGAATCATCTGGATGGGACGTGTAATGGTCATAATGATGTTGATATAACGGAACTCGGAATCGGGCAGATGGGGGCCGTAGCGGATAGACTGAGAGATGAAAATCTGGCGGCCGTCTATTCCAGTGACTTGATCCGCACCATAAGAGGAGGAGCGATAATTGCCAAAGCCCACGGCTTGATCCCCGAGCAGTACAGCGCATTCAGAGAATTGAATTTTGGCCTGTGGGAAGGGTTGAACATCGATCAGATAGAAGAGCAATTTCCCGGCGCCCTGAATGAGCGTAGAATGAGAATAGTCGATTACAGGGTGCCGGAAGGGGAGAGTATCGGGGAACTGGCCGGAAGGGTAATTCCCGCCGTAAAGGAGATACTCGATGCAAACCACGGGAAAAACGTTGTCCTGGTTGCTCACGGAGGAGTCAATCGAGTAATCCTTGCAGATGCCATGAACCTTGACCTGGAAAATTTCTATTCTATTGAACAGGACTTCGGCTGCCTCAATGTCATAGATTACTTTTCCGGATTTGCTGTTGTTAAATTGATGAACGGACAACTACTGAATAAATAA